A stretch of DNA from Dioscorea cayenensis subsp. rotundata cultivar TDr96_F1 chromosome 4, TDr96_F1_v2_PseudoChromosome.rev07_lg8_w22 25.fasta, whole genome shotgun sequence:
GTTACTCATTTACATATAACAATGATCTAAAGGTTTCAGGAAAGTGGTTGCTCTTCATTTTTCTTAGGTGCATCTCTGGCCACCATTTGATCCAAGATTCAATGCATGTTGGCATTCACTAACAGAGAGGTATGATGttgatttaaagtttaaacatttaataGATACCTTCTATGCTTCTCTCTGAGTAATTTTATGAATGCTAACcttcaaatttaatttgaaaagtGATGTTGTGATACCCAAGTAAAAGTAAcagatattattattcattataaatatatacatgttaAGATGCTCTATgccatttattttatctatttgcAAATATAGGCATGCTTTGGGGGTTCTTACTTTGGAGTACTGTTTCCATTGGATCTATTATTTGATATCTGCAAATGAAGTTACAATGTTTACTGTAGATGTTTCCAAATAATCATAGTTGCCTGTATGTCCCATGAAACATTCAAAGTATCTATGTATCATTATGATTAAAATTCATCTTAGGAAATAGTGTTATGTAGCCTTCCTTTTGCACTTTTATCCAAGTTTAGAAATGAATTAAAGCTACTGCATCACTACATACTCCAACATTGAAGGGATTTTGGGTTCAAATGAAAGTTCAGTCTCATGTTCTtcttttgagagagagagagagagagagagagaagactAATCTTCTATCTGCTATCTAGCTTGCAATCATGCTTTGTATCTTcggtttatcttttcttttagtcTTAGACCCTAAAATTAGGGTCTCTTCAAATATGCTTGGTTGACTAAAAAGATAGACAACTTGTCGCATCATACATGTTGGTCATTTGTGTTCTAGGGTTTGCTATCAGACATGTTAGACCTTGTGTGTCAAATGACTTCCACAAAACCTAGTTATGATCAATGCCATCTACTAGCAGATTGCATATAtcattttggtttattttcaaGCATAGTGTTTAGCAAAAACTCATTTAGTTGTGTTCATGTTATGGTATGGAAAAaacaaagggaaagaaaagaataggTAGGGATAGCTTTTGTCATGCTTCACTTTTCTCCTTATTCAATCAAGTAATGGATACATAGTTTGGATGTGAAGTGATGTTGAATATGATATTCATAAGACGCATGGGAGTTATATGAAAAGCAGGCAGGGATCATTCCAACCTGGTCTACAATCTAGTAAACCAATCAGACTTGCCCTTTTTCAACTTTCCACTATTCCCATTCTTCATGTAAAGGAGTGCTCCTTCCTGCCTGCCTTCATGAATGTATCACCTACATTGCTACTTGCATGACAGAAtataggtgtatatatatatatatatatatatattggtttacATCTTTTGAGGATGATCTTTGAATTGCCATTTTCACTGGTTTTGTATAAAAGATATTATGGCATGATTGCTTCACTTGCTATCTTATCTTTGTTCCTTTGTAAGGGAAATGAAGCGGgagaaaatttaattatatacatgtgtctatatatatatatatgtatatgatgaGAATTAGTTAGATAACTtactagaaaagaaaaatttgagGATAGGAATGGGTAAGAAGGTGATGATGGTGCATAGTAGTCTGagtcaagaaagagaaagaagagaggtTCTGTGTGTTTCTCTCACTGCTCTTTCTCTGTAGACCATGAAAAGTTAGTGTAGTGTTTGCCTTTGTATATTCTCATTCCTTTTCTCATGATGCCTCTCTTTTCATTAACATCCCTGTATCCTTGTTTACTctctgcatatatatatatatatatatataattatttttttatgtatacgGACAGAGAGTGCAGAGGGGATATTATGGATATAAAATATACTctaaaattctgaaaaaaaatatttattatattatatttgcattttttttgtatgtatatattcatgTGATTAAAGGTGTGGGAAATAATTGTTAGCTTGCACAtgaccattttttttattttttgagaagGCATATGACCAGTTTTTACATGGGGGTATTtggctaaaaaaatatatttttctttttttaaactatataaggatttgagtatatatatatataaaaaaaaattacttttagcTTGGTTTGTGCCATATGGTACATGGAATATGACAGAAgaatttaattgaatattttatatttagttaggTTACCAAAACGAACATGTAAAATGAACACTCAGTTCATTAATGTCCGAGTAGTGGTTTTAACCTTcgtattttaattaatgaaagaaaaaaaatatattgtacatataaatatacacatgCTATAAACAATAAGGATTGAAAGTCACATATGAcccttgaatttatttttatttttttatttttgtctttaaaccataaaaatattcattttagttGCTAAGCTTATTGTAAGTATTCATTTCTGGCATCTAATGAGAATATGTGGCACATTTTGCCGCGAATGACCATTTAAGTTTAAatcattgtttatatatttatttatttatttactttggtTAAAATTTTCCTAGTATAAAggctaaaactaataatgatttttactcattaaactattttttattaactattatAAAATGAGATTCATAATCCTTTCAtccatctttttaattatttatattaatatattttattaaaagataggtattttaaacattattaacaaaataattaataacttatttagaaattatatttcaaaataaatatttaaatataataaaaatgtataaatcataataaataactatattattttgaaaaaaataattaatttgtgatgagaaaaaataaaaaataatttatccaacacttttaatatttttttttaaaaaaataggactcCTCATTGGTCAGTGCAGGTGGCCACCAACCTTCTTTAGTGGTGACCATTTTCATTGAGCTCCTCTCAATGAGTAGCAAAAGAAGACCATGAGGGATGCTCTAagtatagaaataataaatattcagttattttatattttataatctactaaacatatgaaaaacaataaaattattttatctattatatttgattttatcttgtcCAAATCAGCATATATTGGTGAGAATGGAGACCCCAAGAACCACATATATAGTACACGGTCCTATTATCCCATTTAGCCAGACATAACTGGAAAGGCTTTATCCCCAACCAATCACAGCACATTCCAACAAGAAAAACCCAAAGCAAAGCATCTCCTTCTCAgaagcttttcttttctttttttcttatatatatatatatatgtgtgtgtgtgtgtagtatttaataatattaaaaatattattatttttcatagaaCATGTGCTGGTTCTGAGACATGACCTTCACTTTAAACAaactctctccctctctctctctacaaTTTAAGGGTTGTGAGAGAAACAAGCAATGATAAGCTCTAGTTAGTGTCCCCATTTCTTGATGCAAAACCCTAGCCCTtcatctttctcttttctctctcattCTCCCAAATCTACATGCGCATGCATCTCTCTTCTTACGTGACCCCACTCATGACTCATGCATATATATTGATCTCAATCTTCATTTCCATCCAACACCATATTAATTACGtacataaatttcaattttatgatataaaaaaaataattattattatatattgacGTGGagtgatattattattaatattattcataaaagtTTGTGACAAACAAATCACTCccacaagaaaacaaagcataaaTACAAAGTTAAGTCTAAACTGcagttaaaaagaaaactatCAAGTCTTCATGAGTATCTTAGTGACCTAGctataatacaatatatatatatatatattacaacatGATCAAAAGAGACAAATGAATACTAACATCCTTGTGTTAAGAGCCAAACAGAGATCAAAGAGAGAAATTAAgctaaactaataaaaaaacaacaaacaagtgaacaacaaacaaaaacaaacattgGAGAATGGTACTGCAGAGAgggtgtgtgtatgtgtgtatctTGCCTTGGGTCTTGAATGAGCAATATAGTAGTGTCTGGTTCCCTCACACTGTATTCTGCCTCGTGATCGGTAACACTGCAAGAGATTTATATTGAAGACTGTTCCACATTTCACGTGCCCTCTTTTGACCACCATCCATGACCAACCCCATTTGTCCCCCTCTCCCTCCCTTAGTTTCTTGTgccctcttctctctctctctctctctctctctcactctctctcatatatatatatatatatatatatatatgtatgtatatatattatataccaACAAGAACACAAGAAGGTGATCTCATTCAttgattctcttcttcttcttcttcttctcttctatatcatcttctacttcttgttgtgttttgttagtTGAAGTGAGTGATGTTGCACCAGTGCTGCCATGGAGGTTACTGTTCATGTGAGGTCTTACATGGAACTGTACCATTCTCCATTCTCTTTCCACTGAGGAACAACAAAGCATCCATGCaaagaggaggaagagaagaagaagaagaagaagagttctACAGTTCCAGTTTTAATATCAGcagtagtagtaataataataataataacaacaacgtAGATTGCACTTTGTCACTTGGAACACCATCAACTCGCCAGACTACTCACAACTACTCCAACTCCACCACCAATATCAAGCCTTCTTTTTGCAGCTGGGACTTCTTCTCTCACTccagcaccagcaccaccaccaccaccaacaacaacaacatcaacaacaacaacaacaatggtaATAGCAATACTACTACTAGTACTGCTTGTTTGGCTGGTGatcctcttcttcttgctcGCCGTTGTGCCAACTGTGACACCACCTCCACTCCTCTCTGGCGCAACGGTCCTCGAGGCCCTAAGGTTcgtattatatttttctatacttTATATTAGATTAAATGAGATAATATACTTTTGCTTTTAATATGTTGTTTTTCAACTTTTCTTAATGTActattattatctttaatttgtgtatttgtattatatatattatctctgtggtttttggtttttttataaattgtgtaAAGTTAATTTATTACTTTGTGTACTATcttgtatatttatattattataagtgaacgatttttatttttatttatatattatctcTAGAATTAGTGTTTCTGATATATATTACGTAAATTAAGTTAGTCTATTTACTTTGCATGTCTATTTATTAGATGAATGCactataaatattatttctatctatttcaatatattattttatctctttaGTGTATTTTATCTGGATGATATTTTACTTTATACTATATTATCAAATCAGTGTTCTCAGTGTGCTTTCGATCAACTTTTCTCTTTGTTGACAAAAAGAACTCATTTTACTGAATTATATTACAGTCATTGTGCAATGCATGCGGTATTAGATACAAGAAGGAAGAGCGACGAGCGGCAGCATCGTCGAAAGGGCCATCTATATCGATGTCATTCTCCGGCGACATCGACGAGAAAAATAATTACCTCTCATGGCGGCTCAACGTGGTCCCTAGAGACATTAACAGGACCAGCCTCTTCCAATACCAGTAGTAGAGtactgaaagaaaaagaaaaaggagatcaGTCATAGTTTTGCTGTTTTTCATGAacatttaaacaaaagaaaagaaaagatggcAGCTGTTCTTATGTATGCTTTCACTAGAGCTTCcccttttttggttttttttcccctttatttttttcttctttttaaatttctctcattAATGTTGTGTATTTTCGTCTTCCAATTTGGTTTCAAGTTTTTGTTGTACGTATAGTTTGATTAGGTAATGAAAGAAAGGAATCTAATCATCCGTACTTGTACGTACTTACAATGGGGTATCTATGTCTCTTCTCTCTATTATATAACATCTATCATAATGACAGTGACACAGTATTCTtgttcttattgttgttgttgttattgttatgttGGAAAGGTCATGttggtgatatatatatatatatatatatatataaaagagagagagagagattctTGGCAGAGTTAGTGTTCATTGTTTTGTCCAAAGGTCtctagagaaagagagaaagacaAGAGAAATTAATAGAGATTCTTCTGAAGAGAAAGTAGTAGTGAGAGGGAGTTTGAAAAGCTGCATTGCAGAGTTTGTTTGACCAGTCTTTGACTGTGttatgtattgttttttttttactttggcacatgatgatgatgaaaacaTGTTGATAATTGTTTAATGAGATCCTTGTAAGCTTGTGTTCAGTTTAGTTATTTAGTACCAGATTAATTAGatagttatatataaaaatactaaatttgttgattttaatcTAATACAATTTATTCTAGTTtgatttctaaattattttgatagAGACATAGTTTTTACATAAAATCAAACTgacactatttttatttatttaaaattaaaattaagttggACAACTATGTTTCTAGAATTAAATGAAGCCTCCacttctttggttttttttcaccACCCATCTCAGTGAAATTAATGATACCTAATATTAAACCTGACTGAGATGTTTTGATCCCTTGTTTAGTCCAATGCCATCCAAAATAGATGATCCATCTCCaatgattgttttttaaatatgacCAGTATCTTTTATTTACCTATTGTTTACTCTTTTGCCCATCTTGACCACAGGTGAAAATTATGGCCTTCTCGTACTTAGCTCTAATCATCTATcatgtatattattattttattttatctataatcattatcattatatttaataaatttgtgatttattcaatttttattaagatatattatttatataaattatatatgtataaaatagaTTTCATGCAAATGAGCTCTAGAAATTCAAACACATGCAAATGATGTTAAAGAGAGCTAAACATCCTACCTGAGATTTGTTTGCAATAAACGCTGTGATGAACTCGCTATTGCTAAGTAAACAGTAATCTAAGAATAGCAATAATAATGCTAAATTCATAAAGATAAACACAAATCTCACAAGTTCCAACACAGAGAAACCAAAGCAACAAGCAAGATAGTGACTAAGCTCCTTACAATGCCTTATTACACAgccaaattgccaaaaaaaccctacaactttgccaaattgccaaacaaacccccatagtttcggaatacccaaaaaccccttccttttcaactccatgatttttgaaacccccaaagtacgtaACGACATTAAAgcggagtgtatttaaaattttatggatcgaaaatgcccttgcatgacGGGAAGTCGTGGGTCGCACTCCATTTCcaggtgtgagaggaagtgggtgggtttttttcttaggcattacgagtgcttgtcttctctcaactcgcgactcCATCTCGACTCGCGTCTCCAAACTCTTCTCTTCCCAGCGGCACTCTTCCCACTTTCCACCGTGCCTCAAGAAGAAGTCCCagtgcaagtattcggcatttcgtCACTTTGCGATCtaaaggtattcattatggtttttgttaactattacactacgaagagacattttttcggttttggtttgtgattttgtttttttgttggaagacattgaagctttcGGGGGATTAATCGATCTGGGGTTTTGTTGAGTCTCGAGGAGATGTCtctgctagggtttttgtttttgtttttacattttcgtctatgtactacgatcgaaatggtttttccgattgttgtgcttttgtgtaatgtttataatctacgtttacccGATTCGAGTTGATATAGTTGCGATTGTAAAAATGAGggtctccgtttaaacaatgagcttttACGTTTAGTTAGttcgtctccgtttaattatttgtatctacGTTTAATAGTATACGTCCTAtcgcttaaaaaaatgatatcggtGTTTAAGAGCGAGTGTTTCTtgtttaacaaattacatttccgcttaacaatgtgCTATTATTgtcgcgagcttgtgattatggcggtcgatctagttaatgggcgtgcTACTTGACACGCTGAGTGGAGACCGtgggtcgaattgaaagttcacatgatccctcgacatcgggagatcatccgaaggacagcGTTCACAACATTCTCGAGTTGGAAGTCAgataccaagagcgggcccttcttgactctcATTGCGgagatacgataaccgcaccaataaattcgggatcggggaaagcatgcGACTTTCGGACCGAAGATGTGGCAATCGTTCTTGGCTCgcgttgcgatggggaggcgatcgtgttttcgaagaagaaaaaacacggtcgactttcgagagaggtatttatcgaagcGTCACGAGACCAGCGGAGACTCCATCGAGGAGCACTCTTCGACGAACTCGTTGGACgagaggagaagaggagaattttgccaaactgcgatggtgtacctcaccgggtacaatcctcttcccaaatacctccctGCTCGGTTCCCTagccggatcgttgattatgtcgatgatctaccggaaTGGGGCGCTACGGCGTGGGCGTAAGCGACGctacaagtggcttatggaggacatacaCAAGCCGCTCACCCGAGTGCGATCTAGATGctgcgggaagaagaccaacacgggtatgttaagggttgcaCGGTGGCGCTTAACATCCGTTTTACTGGTGACCGGAGcggaaagaaagtccatttttcgaagatcccaaggatcgtcgtactacggtgaaaatacttaccggaagcggcgacgatagagacgagtttgtcatctctcgaaggaaaagaggtaataattcaaaaatatttttgtttagcgtagagcgttaacgtttaaccatatcatttctaccgtttaactttattcatctatcgtttaaaattataacttacTCGTTTAACTTTTGTTCAACTACCGTTTaaacttttagtttaatgtttaatttgtttgtttcttgtttaacacaataggttataacgtttaaatatactgagttacatatgtaaatatagttttaattgtttaaactaaataatttcgctaagattgtttgcttttacacatgctagtttctcGAGCTAGTTCCGCGAATCTTtcgatgaagaagtatttgttcgggACGACCGATCGggtcggatgctattgctccgaaccgcttgctcaaagcgcaagatgagagggcaacctcttccttgCTACGCTGGACGCTCGTTCTCCCCTTCCAAGTCAAAAGCGCGATCTGCCGAGGCCGGAGagccctccccaccccgccTCGACC
This window harbors:
- the LOC120259417 gene encoding GATA transcription factor 20-like, whose protein sequence is MLHQCCHGGYCSCEVLHGTVPFSILFPLRNNKASMQRGGREEEEEEEFYSSSFNISSSSNNNNNNNNVDCTLSLGTPSTRQTTHNYSNSTTNIKPSFCSWDFFSHSSTSTTTTTNNNNINNNNNNGNSNTTTSTACLAGDPLLLARRCANCDTTSTPLWRNGPRGPKSLCNACGIRYKKEERRAAASSKGPSISMSFSGDIDEKNNYLSWRLNVVPRDINRTSLFQYQ